In Ipomoea triloba cultivar NCNSP0323 chromosome 7, ASM357664v1, a single genomic region encodes these proteins:
- the LOC116025002 gene encoding elongation factor 1-alpha-like yields MGKEKVHISIVVIGHVDSGKSTTTGHLIYKLGGIDKRVIERFEKEAAEMNKRSFKYAWVLDKLKAERERGITIDIALWKFETTKYYCTVIDAPGHRDFIKNMITGTSQADCAVLIIDSTTGGFEAGISKDGQTREHALLAFTLGVKQMICCCNKIDATTPKYSKARYDEIVKEVSSYLKKVGYNPEKIPFVPISGFEGDNMIERSTNLDWYKGPTLLEALDMINEPKRPSDKPLRLPLQDVYKIGGIGTVPVGRVETGILKPGMVVTFGPSGLTTEVKSVEMHHEALQEALPGDNVGFNVKNVAVKDLKRGYVASNSKDDPAKGAANFTSQVIIMNHPGQIGNGYAPVLDCHTSHIAVKFAELMTKIDRRSGKELEKEPKFLKNGDAGFVKMLPTKPMVVETFSEYPPLGRFAVRDMRQTVAVGVIKSVDKKDPTGAKVTKAAQKKK; encoded by the exons ATGGGTAAGGAGAAGGTTCACATCAGCATTGTGGTCATTGGCCATGTGGACTCTGGTAAGTCGACCACTACTGGACACTTGATCTACAAGCTTGGAGGTATTGACAAGCGTGTGATTGAGAGGTTCGAGAAGGAAGCTGCTGAGATGAACAAGAGGTCATTCAAGTATGCGTGGGTGCTTGACAAGCTCAAGGCTGAACGTGAGCGTGGTATCACCATTGATATTGCCTTGTGGAAGTTTGAGACAACCAAGTACTACTGCACAGTTATTGATGCCCCTGGGCATCGTGACTTTATCAAGAACATGATCACAGGAACCTCACAAGCTGACTGTGCTGTTCTTATCATCGATTCCACTACTGGTGGTTTTGAAGCTGGTATTTCAAAGGATGGTCAGACCCGTGAGCATGCTTTGCTTGCTTTCACCCTTGGTGTCAAGCAAATGATCTGCTGCTGTAACAAG ATTGATGCCACCACTCCCAAATACTCCAAGGCTAGATATGATGAAATTGTGAAGGAAGTGTCATCCTACTTGAAGAAGGTTGGATACAACCCTGAGAAGATCCCATTCGTCCCAATCTCTGGTTTTGAGGGTGATAACATGATTGAAAGGTCCACCAACCTTGACTGGTACAAGGGCCCAACCCTCCTTGAGGCTCTTGATATGATTAATGAGCCCAAGAGGCCCTCTGACAAGCCCCTCCGTCTCCCACTCCAAGATGTGTACAAAATTGGTGGTATTGGAACTGTCCCTGTCGGTCGTGTTGAGACTGGTATCCTCAAGCCTGGTATGGTTGTCACCTTCGGACCTTCTGGCCTGACCACTGAAGTTAAGTCCGTTGAGATGCACCATGAAGCTCTTCAAGAGGCTCTTCCTGGTGACAATGTTGGATTCAACGTGAAGAATGTTGCTGTGAAGGATCTCAAGCGTGGTTACGTTGCTTCCAACTCTAAGGATGACCCAGCGAAAGGAGCCGCCAACTTCACATCCCAGGTTATCATCATGAACCACCCTGGTCAGATTGGTAACGGTTATGCTCCTGTTCTCGACTGCCACACATCCCACATTGCTGTCAAGTTTGCTGAGCTGATGACCAAGATTGACAGACGATCTGGCAAGGAGCTTGAGAAGGAGcccaagttcttgaagaacgGTGATGCTGGTTTCGTGAAGATGCTTCCCACAAAGCCCATGGTCGTCGAGACCTTCTCTGAGTACCCACCGCTGGGGCGATTTGCCGTGAGGGACATGCGTCAAACCGTTGCCGTTGGAGTCATTAAGAGCGTTGACAAGAAGGACCCAACTGGTGCCAAGGTCACCAAGGCTGCTCAGAAGAAGAAGTGA